TCTTTAGAGGTACTGATTAAATATGGAACAGTTCGGATCCTGATCAGAATGCTCTTTCATTCTCAGGCTGATATTGATCAAGCTACATAACGCTTGTTGATGTCCAATCTAGTGTGATAAAGTGTTTGATATTGAAAAAAGCATGTATTGACATGATATCTGATGAAATATGTTGATTCCTTAATATCTTTCATAAGCAAGCACACTCAATATGTGTCTGCCATGAATGTGCTTCGTTGCTTAAAATATGAGCTTTGTTCTgagtaaatgcatgtgcgtaaagtgtcatcccagattagcctgtgcagtctgcacaggctaatcagagatgacactttccgccttaacttgattttaggtaaggagggacttctttgaaactaaaaataacataaaagcggaaattgtcgtccctgattagcccgtgcggactgtacaggctaatctgggacgacgatttatgcacaggcattaagcccaattttcttagAACTCGACTCAAATgttctataaatattattataagtaataCCTTCATCTTTTGCTTTAAAGACGTGAACCTCTCCTTCCATAAGATCCAACATTTCTTCATTGACAAACCGCACATCGAAATTAGTCCCAAACAACCTCACCCTATCTTCTGCCAAATCTGTGCTATTGTCGTTTAATCCCCTCAGTAGTTGAAGGGTGGCTTCTGACGGTGACCCGTCACACAACTCTTGCACCGCCGTCGCTAGCTCTTTTTCTTTCTGTCTTATAACCTGTAAAAAATCAGTGAACGCAGTTTATTCTATTTATTAATCTAATTAAAATGTTAAACGCTATCAAAACAGACACGTTGCTAATTACAGGTCtaagttcaatttgcaaaatagaGATTACTTTATCTGCAATTGAAAGGTGACTTATAAAAGAAAATACGTCAAAATAGCTGGCAATATTAATCGTTTCTTGTTTGTAAGTTGTTTGCACTTTTACCAATAGTAATTCAATAATAACTTACTTCTGTCAGATGTACATGATGAGGAAACGTGACTTCAAAAAGTGGACTGCTAAAACAGTAGTCTCCGTCATCGTTCAAAAATCTGTTTGGGACCGGGGGAAGCTGTTTGTAATCGCCACAGCCAATGACCTAAAAGGAAATAAATTGTGCATATCAGTCAGAATTTTATAGGAAATGCCTGATCCTTTCAGTTTGTATTGATTTATAAGATACAAATACTATTTAACATAgtctttttatattcattttggGGCTTATATTATaatctgaataaaacatttttgccATATATATGGGGTAAAGTCAGTTTAAGATGCATTAACAGCataaaactaaaatgtataaCCACCCTTACAGGCTCAAATCATATGTTCACTAGGATGACAAACTGATTGTGAATTTTTTCGGGTTAAAACTGGATAAAAAGATATAAGTTTGTACGAACCTGCATTCCACCAAAACAGAGACCATTCCGCTTGACATGACGACAAACGTACTCGACCATCTCAAATATCTTCCTTGACAGCATACTGATTTCGTCAATAACAAGGCATTCTGCTGATAAAATTCTCTGCTTCGCTGATGCGTACTTATCGTCGTTATCGAATAGCTCTGATAGTTTTTCTAAGTTGTAACGACCATCTCCAATCCCCGCCCAATGATGAAGCGTGGTAGCAAGCATTCCCAGTTGTAAACTGGCCATACCGGTCGTAGCTGTGACTGCTACTTGTTTTGATGTGGACAACCTTTTGATAGTTTCTCTAAAATATGAAAGACAATTATAGAGTTAAGCACTGCTGGAAGTTCGAATAAAAGTAAAAACTAGAATgacttaacccattcatgcctagcgtcctgaaaaaaggacattgcaaacagcgtagacccagatgagacgccgcatgatgcggcgtctcatctgggtctctgctgtttgcttaaaggaatttcagtaagtaatattctaaatatagaaataaatatactagacatcccttattttggaaataaattgatccaatttacaaggatgggagagtccactgggcaaaaatgggttaatgaaAATCATTCTAATAACAACTTATACCACGTGTAGTTTGCAATGAGCAAACATTTTTTGAAACCAGATTCTTTAAATTTATGTACACGCACATGTTTATAATGAAATGGCTTTAATGTATCATTTATATTTACGGCAGGTTGGGCGTAAACTTTGAAGAGTGCAAGGGGTCAACCACTAGTATAAACGAGCTATATGAACGATGCATGAACCTGACACCTTCTCCAACAAAGGATGTTATATCTAAAATTGTTGCAAGGATGTTCAAAGTAGAACCGAGGATGCAGTTCCAAAATGGCGAACGTTTTGTTGTTTACAACAATTTAAGGTCAAGAGTCGACAGTAATACAAATATGTGCTTTCCGCCTTTTTGTACAGTTACAGAACAAACATCTGGCAAGTTGCAAATTCAATGTCCCCTGATAACTGTCATCAATGGAAAAGTAGAAACTTGCACTGTTACATTTACAGACACGGATACAACTATCTTCGTAGCTGGGCAACATGTAAAATGTGGCTATTCCCTACCACTTGTTCAAAATACCTTAGATGGGACCATACAGGCTCTACATTCCATAAGAATCTGCAAAGGTGTACCTTATGCAGAAAAGCTACCGAAAACATTTCAAAAGGAAACTATTACCTTTATTCATAATGAGAACACAGTCTGTTCAATTGGACGTTCTAAATCCTGTAAAAAGCTTATACCACTCTTTGGGAAGACAGACACTTGTAAAACATGCTTAGACTCACATAATCAATATAAAAGACGCGCAGATAAACTGGTCATTGCTGAGATATGTGACGAAACAAGTGTAAGAGAGGAGCCACCTGAAAAGCAACCACGTGTGCCACTATGTGACAGCACAAATATTGCTTCAACTTCAATTCCAATTTCAACTCCTATCCAATCGAACAGTGTCATTAATACATCTATGGTCCTAAATAAGGAATCACATGCAGATATGAAATCCATTTTAGGAGACATATTGAAAGACGGTAATGCTGGCCATTTCAAATTATTGCTAGAATCTCAGTTACGGAACTGTAGTAATGAACTAGACATTCATCAAAGGAGATGGGATCCAAAGGTTATTAGCATATGCTTGGGTATACTTTTAAGATCTCCTCAGGCTTATCAAAATTTGAAAGATTCCGGACTTCTTGTATTACCATCCCGCCGAATATTACAGTACTATAAAAATATAGTTAAACAACATCCTGGATTTAACGCTCAAAATTTGGATTGGATGAAGAAGGAAGCCGAAAGGAAAAACATCTCTGAATTTGGACTCCATGGTGGAATTTTGATAGATGAAATGACTGTTCAGGATGACTTGATTATAAGTAGAACCGGTGATACCTGGAATATTGTTGGTATGGTGGATATGGGAGACACTAACAATGCAATAAAAGTGCTAACTGATGGAAAGAAAAAGGTCGAGATGGCTACGCATGCGTTACAGTTCGTGTTCCATGGTTTTACTGGTTTTAGGTAAATATATTGTAGATTTCTGGGAAAGTGATATGCAATTAACAAATAAGCATAACATAAGTCTCGCCGTACTTTGAAAATATAGGCGAAACtaactcgattggtcattgtcggctcgggtacttcttacatgtaccccgggtacacgtaagtatacttatatgtaccccaGATACGGTAAAGGCCATTTAAgataaaattgacattaatatgaacataattatttttttaaaggcagTCAACAAcagatttagc
This sequence is a window from Dreissena polymorpha isolate Duluth1 chromosome 16, UMN_Dpol_1.0, whole genome shotgun sequence. Protein-coding genes within it:
- the LOC127861418 gene encoding uncharacterized protein LOC127861418 translates to MNLTPSPTKDVISKIVARMFKVEPRMQFQNGERFVVYNNLRSRVDSNTNMCFPPFCTVTEQTSGKLQIQCPLITVINGKVETCTVTFTDTDTTIFVAGQHVKCGYSLPLVQNTLDGTIQALHSIRICKGVPYAEKLPKTFQKETITFIHNENTVCSIGRSKSCKKLIPLFGKTDTCKTCLDSHNQYKRRADKLVIAEICDETSVREEPPEKQPRVPLCDSTNIASTSIPISTPIQSNSVINTSMVLNKESHADMKSILGDILKDGNAGHFKLLLESQLRNCSNELDIHQRRWDPKVISICLGILLRSPQAYQNLKDSGLLVLPSRRILQYYKNIVKQHPGFNAQNLDWMKKEAERKNISEFGLHGGILIDEMTVQDDLIISRTGDTWNIVGMVDMGDTNNAIKVLTDGKKKVEMATHALQFVFHGFTGFRWPVVYFGSNTATAHELYTTFWDCVDKLDEHGFCVDYLMLDGASTNRSFTSMLMKDPRKAKYVFHDVFDHTHSICAIQDIMHCLKKVRNNIESSTLEHSKDKGRYLIIKDVPVVWDHWRECFNFNFQNGFAIHRKLTDEHINLTPASKMRNHLAIQVLYNDMLYLMKMYQSTLADPERLSSSILLLEKTSQVASIFSDKNRPISTLTDDRLTVLKDVLNFFNSWESEISSLTTYTDKKNLMTQQTRDDINSSITGFLSLCDLHVKNGNSINPGYLNSDLVENFFCQQRGIRNGLNTNPTLPQYGPSQTAIILGQHSVSNKSNSGSAAVLYNAHRPFPLNPQRNKTRKLKRRNIRI